TGACCTGCAGAATCTTGTCACCCTTGAAGGGTTCCACCAAATCGCGGGGAACAATGTCAAATACCATATCCTTGAGGGAGCCATACTGAACAGCGGCGGCATTTCCTGCCGCCGGCGCAATACCGGCCTGCATATAGGACAGGTCACCAGCAAAAAGCAGCAGGCCAAGGCCTAACCCCAGCAGAGCCGTAATGACCTGCATAAACAGAGAAACGACCACCATCCGCCCCCCAAGTTTTCCGATAAGCGCCGCATCCGAAATATTGGTTATGCCGGCGATAATCGCAAAGAATGTAACCGGCGCCATCATCATATGCAGGGCATTCAAAAATACATTGCGCACCGGTGCGATAAGGCTGTCATTGATTGCCTTGATAACATCCGCTCCGAGAAAAGCCTGCATGAACAGGCCGCAGATACAGCCCAGCACCAGCCCGCTCAGCGTATAAATCAGCTGCCGCTTGGTGGAATCCAGCTCATGCACCTTGATGGTGACGATGTTCAGACCATTCTTGCGGACATAACCCATCTTCTGGCGGTTCGTCTTGAGGATGGCCAGTTGATACGCATCCTCCTCGGCTTCGTCTGTCAGTGTTTCGGTCACGGCAGGAATGGGATTGTACTCTGCCCCTCTTGCCATCAGGCGCAGTTCCGTATCGCCCCACATGCGGCGAAGCGCCATGCGGATGGAAAAATCCGCGCCTGCCTCCATGCCTTTTTGCAGGCGAAAAAACATTTCTTCCAGAAGCAGCTGGGCCAAGGTGATTTCCCTTGCGGGAATCCCGCGCTGCTTCAATTCTTCAGCTAAAGCCTGCCGCCCCTGACGCAGTTCCGGTGCGGTAATGGTACGAATATTTTTTTCCATACAACAACATCCTATTTGAACCATTCCGACAAGCGGCTGGCTGCAGCCAGCGCCTTATCCATATTGGGGAAGAGATATTTCCGGGTTTCCTCCACATGGAAGGCTTTGAGCTCCGAAGCAATCTGCACGTGTTTCATGGGGAAGAGTGCCCCCCGCAACAGGCCGAAGTAATCGCAGAGCGCCTTGATTTCCGCCAGCTTCTGCGCATCTTCCGTCTCGAAGTAAAGGGACAGGAGTTTATCCCAGAAGCGGAGCATATTTTCCTGATTCATGCCATGAACCTGCTGGCGGGTGGCACTGCCACTGTAACGTGCATGGAAGGCACCGGCGGCCAAATCGAAAATCGGATGGCCATAGCCGATATCCGCCATATCAATGACCACGATTTCTCCCTGCTGATACATCACATTGCCAGCATGGAAATCGCAATGCACCATGGTGGAGCGATTGGGAACCGCCGCAATCAGCTTCTTGAGCAGTCCCGTTTCCTCCTGCGTAAAGGAACCATTCGCCTCCATGCCCTCTGCCCATTTATTCCAGGTATCCTTGAGGGAGGTAAAGCCCTTCATGCCCTCAATATCCATGCTATGAATGGTCTTGTAGACCTCTGTGAACTTTTCCATGATTTCAGCAAACTGCTCCGGATGCGCCGTGATGGTCCGCCCTACCGTATCGGCATTATCCAGCATCTCAAAGACTACACCATAGGCTCCATCTACCGTCACCAAATCATAGGAAATCGCGGTAGGCACACCGGCCACGAAAGCCTTTTTGGCCAAAGCCATCTCCTGCTTGATTTTTTCCAGCGGAACACCTGCCGCATACAGCTTGACGATATTTTCAACACCAATGCGGTAGACGGTGCTGCTGCGGCCTTTGCCTACCACAGTGGCTCCCGTCACGTCAATCTCCCGCAGCGCCTTT
The Selenomonas ruminantium AC2024 DNA segment above includes these coding regions:
- a CDS encoding anti-sigma factor antagonist (This anti-anti-sigma factor, or anti-sigma factor antagonist, belongs to a family that includes characterized members SpoIIAA, RsbV, RsfA, and RsfB.) — protein: MKTAKGNNTCIIFLEGEINAQNAPALQAEVEELLAANPGMEIAFDAKELNYISSAGLRLLLSVQKMMGKNKLTIRNVSGDVYDIFAMTKFTDLMQVEKALREIDVTGATVVGKGRSSTVYRIGVENIVKLYAAGVPLEKIKQEMALAKKAFVAGVPTAISYDLVTVDGAYGVVFEMLDNADTVGRTITAHPEQFAEIMEKFTEVYKTIHSMDIEGMKGFTSLKDTWNKWAEGMEANGSFTQEETGLLKKLIAAVPNRSTMVHCDFHAGNVMYQQGEIVVIDMADIGYGHPIFDLAAGAFHARYSGSATRQQVHGMNQENMLRFWDKLLSLYFETEDAQKLAEIKALCDYFGLLRGALFPMKHVQIASELKAFHVEETRKYLFPNMDKALAAASRLSEWFK
- a CDS encoding cation:dicarboxylate symporter family transporter, whose translation is MEKNIRTITAPELRQGRQALAEELKQRGIPAREITLAQLLLEEMFFRLQKGMEAGADFSIRMALRRMWGDTELRLMARGAEYNPIPAVTETLTDEAEEDAYQLAILKTNRQKMGYVRKNGLNIVTIKVHELDSTKRQLIYTLSGLVLGCICGLFMQAFLGADVIKAINDSLIAPVRNVFLNALHMMMAPVTFFAIIAGITNISDAALIGKLGGRMVVVSLFMQVITALLGLGLGLLLFAGDLSYMQAGIAPAAGNAAAVQYGSLKDMVFDIVPRDLVEPFKGDKILQVMFLAIFFGLILNKMGDKAKGAVECIDFVFRFAIVTLKVIVKAIPLVVFLSMASLLASTGIESLLTFSGLFGGLFIGVAVVWLVGAMTILLFGRITPFSMTRKIMGLSPLIFTVSSSHARLPFVLKFCAENLGIDAKLAAFSIPVGVQLNKAGNCIFFSLVTLMLMRVYAIDMSTSLFLTLWVSVCIMAIAKPPIPCGGIICIAYLFTVVGVPAEAISVILCVEPIAAMFNGVCNESANIATTFILARENNMLDEKKYFA